From the genome of Devriesea agamarum, one region includes:
- the tsaE gene encoding tRNA (adenosine(37)-N6)-threonylcarbamoyltransferase complex ATPase subunit type 1 TsaE gives MTLDDASSVSVPTSGAGCTRRIADIIASHLNAGDLLVLDGELGAGKTTFTQGLGQRLGVRGPVTSPTFVIARVHPAETGTVDLVHVDAYRLDSVLDIDDLDLDADLDTAVTVVEWGRGRVEHLTDSHLRVEILRSRGGDDAEARSTMQGDEDLDEQRSIRLTAYGPRWQGERFHELAQALRAGSKNVGSDRDTQTNHAEINHAQMSHALSNDTQANDNRAQINPVHNLGTHDAHE, from the coding sequence GCCGGATCGCGGATATCATCGCGTCCCATCTGAACGCCGGTGATCTGCTGGTCCTGGATGGTGAGTTGGGCGCAGGCAAAACCACATTTACTCAGGGGCTTGGGCAGCGGCTGGGTGTCCGCGGTCCGGTCACGTCCCCAACGTTCGTGATCGCGCGGGTTCACCCGGCTGAAACAGGGACGGTCGATTTGGTTCATGTGGATGCTTATCGCCTTGATTCCGTCCTCGATATTGACGATCTCGATCTCGATGCCGATCTGGATACGGCGGTGACGGTGGTCGAGTGGGGCCGGGGCCGTGTCGAGCATCTGACGGATTCGCACCTGAGGGTGGAGATTTTGCGATCTCGTGGGGGTGATGATGCCGAGGCTCGTTCAACCATGCAGGGGGATGAGGACCTGGATGAGCAGCGGTCTATTCGCTTGACGGCATACGGGCCGCGTTGGCAGGGCGAGAGGTTCCACGAGCTAGCGCAGGCACTTCGGGCCGGCTCTAAGAATGTCGGCTCTGACCGCGATACCCAGACGAACCATGCCGAGATAAACCATGCCCAGATGAGTCATGCCCTGTCGAACGATACCCAGGCGAACGATAATCGCGCCCAAATTAACCCGGTGCATAACCTCGGCACGCATGATGCTCATGAGTGA
- the tsaB gene encoding tRNA (adenosine(37)-N6)-threonylcarbamoyltransferase complex dimerization subunit type 1 TsaB: MILGLDTSGAVSVALADASGAEILAQRTDTRARHHAEVVIPLIDEVVTAAGYTRQDLTSVVVGRGPGPFTGLRVGLVTARSIAAILGIPVRGVCSLDGLARQVIDRLAPRDGMTIGIATDARRREVYWARYRYEGGYVQRQEGPAVSSPQEAAAALAQCDIVAGRGAAIYPDVLAATPDVRDILDAEAEALIHVASAYAALSMSEELESTDPLYLRQPDAAVPTRRKSALGG; encoded by the coding sequence ATGATCCTCGGTTTGGACACCTCCGGCGCGGTGTCGGTGGCTCTCGCTGATGCATCCGGCGCTGAGATTCTTGCCCAGCGCACGGATACCCGGGCTCGCCATCATGCTGAAGTGGTGATTCCACTCATTGATGAGGTGGTTACCGCTGCTGGTTATACGAGGCAAGACCTCACCTCCGTGGTGGTGGGGCGGGGCCCGGGCCCATTCACGGGGCTGAGGGTTGGGTTGGTAACTGCCCGCAGCATTGCCGCTATTCTCGGGATTCCTGTGCGTGGAGTCTGCTCGCTGGATGGCCTTGCCCGCCAGGTGATAGATCGGTTAGCTCCGCGGGATGGGATGACCATTGGTATTGCGACCGATGCTCGGCGCCGTGAGGTGTACTGGGCTCGCTACCGGTACGAGGGTGGTTATGTGCAGCGTCAGGAAGGTCCAGCGGTGTCCTCACCTCAGGAGGCCGCTGCGGCTCTGGCTCAGTGCGATATTGTCGCGGGTCGGGGCGCAGCGATATACCCGGATGTTTTAGCGGCTACACCTGATGTCCGAGACATTTTGGATGCGGAGGCGGAAGCTCTGATTCACGTGGCATCTGCTTATGCGGCGCTGTCGATGTCCGAGGAGCTGGAGTCAACGGACCCTCTATACCTGCGTCAGCCGGACGCTGCGGTTCCCACCCGGCGCAAAAGCGCGTTAGGCGGATAG
- a CDS encoding GNAT family N-acetyltransferase: MPVHQTVPKTAPRSDASGDVVLRPASWADLDQLSQLEQVLFPDEAWDLSMLLQEIGHPARRYVIACPAHDVDTVIGYAGIMLGPDEAEIHTIGTVQPGRGIGTRLLDWCALTAQQAGAQRIFLEVREDNARARTFYRSHGWGEIWIRRGYYRTPCGPVDAVVMALDLPPMNPTD, encoded by the coding sequence ATGCCGGTGCATCAAACGGTACCCAAAACGGCACCGAGGTCTGATGCCTCGGGCGATGTGGTGCTGAGACCCGCCTCATGGGCGGATCTGGACCAGCTTTCTCAGCTGGAGCAGGTTCTTTTTCCCGACGAGGCGTGGGACCTATCGATGCTCCTTCAGGAAATAGGGCACCCGGCCCGACGCTATGTGATCGCGTGTCCGGCCCACGACGTTGACACGGTGATCGGCTATGCGGGGATCATGCTGGGACCGGATGAGGCAGAGATTCACACCATCGGAACGGTGCAACCCGGTCGAGGTATTGGGACTCGACTTTTGGATTGGTGTGCACTCACAGCCCAGCAAGCCGGTGCTCAACGGATTTTCCTGGAAGTTCGGGAGGACAATGCTCGTGCCCGAACCTTTTACCGCTCGCATGGGTGGGGGGAAATCTGGATTCGGCGCGGGTACTACCGCACGCCTTGCGGGCCGGTCGATGCGGTGGTCATGGCGCTTGATCTGCCGCCTATGAACCCGACTGATTAA
- a CDS encoding ABC transporter ATP-binding protein — MDTPDASTAARPEPNPTPEFSPPPAPDQMRRGHIAPLAADLSAPALAIRGLRKSFDRREVVHGIDLDIPRGSFFGMVGPNGAGKTTTLSMATGLLRPDAGTAVVLGHDVWQDPPAAKQAMGVLADGLRAFDRLTARELLTYVGLIRGLDPNVLSERIQSLLDTMDLAGEDGKLVVDFSAGMTKKVLLACALIHAPKFLVLDEPFEAVDPVSGQVIREILNSFVAAGGTVILSSHVMELVEGLCSHVAIVSNGSVLASGTLDEVREQDSLVDTFISLVGGKRVQEGQLSWLVS; from the coding sequence ATGGACACCCCCGATGCCAGCACCGCTGCCCGTCCGGAACCGAATCCCACACCTGAGTTCTCCCCTCCCCCGGCACCCGACCAGATGAGGCGAGGCCATATCGCACCGTTGGCAGCTGATCTTTCAGCGCCCGCTCTAGCCATCCGCGGCCTCCGAAAGTCCTTTGATCGACGCGAAGTTGTCCACGGCATCGACCTCGACATTCCGCGCGGATCATTCTTCGGCATGGTGGGGCCGAACGGTGCAGGAAAAACCACCACCCTGTCCATGGCGACAGGATTGCTGCGCCCCGATGCCGGAACCGCGGTAGTCCTCGGACACGATGTCTGGCAGGACCCACCCGCAGCAAAGCAGGCCATGGGCGTGCTCGCCGACGGCCTACGCGCATTTGACCGGCTGACCGCGCGCGAACTGCTGACCTACGTCGGGTTGATCCGCGGGCTGGACCCGAACGTGCTGAGCGAACGCATCCAGAGCCTGCTTGACACGATGGACCTTGCCGGCGAAGACGGGAAACTGGTCGTCGACTTCTCAGCCGGTATGACGAAAAAGGTTCTGCTCGCCTGCGCGCTCATTCACGCCCCGAAATTCTTAGTCTTGGATGAGCCTTTCGAGGCCGTTGACCCAGTATCTGGGCAGGTCATCCGAGAAATTCTGAACTCCTTTGTCGCTGCAGGCGGCACCGTCATTTTGTCTAGCCACGTGATGGAACTGGTTGAAGGCCTGTGCAGTCACGTCGCGATTGTGTCCAACGGTTCAGTGTTAGCCTCCGGCACGCTAGATGAGGTCCGCGAACAGGACTCCTTGGTGGATACGTTCATTTCCCTGGTGGGCGGCAAGCGCGTTCAGGAGGGGCAGCTGTCATGGCTCGTGTCCTGA